The Spirosoma foliorum genome has a window encoding:
- a CDS encoding RNA polymerase sigma factor — protein MINNLRDLSLLVKEIQEGSNQAFREFYDQTKSQVFTLALGYVHRREDAEEITQDVFVEVFRSASTFKGDASPTTWLYRIAVNKSLDFLKHQKRQKRFAFLTSLFDASTGDVLHHPTDFYHPGIALENQERAAILFRAIDKLSDKQKTAYVLTKIEGLNNIEAAAVMVISVGAVESLLQRAIENLKKQLAGLYKTLQNP, from the coding sequence ATGATAAACAATCTACGTGACTTGTCATTGTTGGTCAAAGAAATTCAGGAAGGCAGTAATCAGGCTTTCCGTGAATTCTATGACCAAACAAAAAGTCAGGTATTTACGCTGGCATTGGGCTATGTTCACCGTCGCGAAGATGCCGAAGAAATTACGCAGGATGTTTTTGTCGAAGTATTTCGCTCGGCAAGTACTTTTAAAGGAGACGCTAGTCCGACAACCTGGCTCTATCGAATTGCGGTTAATAAATCGCTCGATTTCTTAAAACATCAAAAGCGACAGAAGCGATTTGCTTTCCTTACCAGCCTGTTCGATGCTTCCACCGGCGACGTACTACACCATCCTACCGATTTTTATCACCCAGGTATTGCCCTCGAAAACCAGGAGCGTGCGGCTATCTTATTCCGCGCTATTGACAAGCTTTCCGACAAGCAAAAAACAGCTTACGTTCTAACAAAAATCGAAGGATTGAACAATATTGAAGCGGCAGCAGTAATGGTAATAAGCGTAGGAGCCGTTGAGTCGTTACTACAACGAGCCATTGAAAATCTAAAAAAACAATTGGCCGGTTTATATAAAACTCTACAGAACCCGTAG
- a CDS encoding periplasmic heavy metal sensor yields the protein MERTKLLTLAVLGLLLVNLLTIGFLIFRSDQSPHKDQMQGPQPDDKGPSRLIIARLHFDEQQQKQYLDLVRQHKQQTMQLNTKSIRLFQSYYGLLTQVHPDSTKSSLVRQIADVQQQIAELNFSHFQQIKSLCRSDQQADFAKLVTDLARLFGQRQRPPHSHGEGPPDDRPGGPPENFPPPPRN from the coding sequence ATGGAGCGGACAAAGCTACTGACCCTTGCTGTACTTGGTCTGCTCTTAGTTAATCTGCTGACCATTGGTTTTTTGATCTTCAGGTCTGATCAATCTCCTCATAAGGATCAGATGCAAGGACCGCAGCCCGATGATAAAGGACCATCCCGACTAATTATTGCTCGACTTCATTTCGATGAACAGCAGCAAAAACAATACTTAGACCTAGTTAGGCAGCATAAACAGCAGACGATGCAGTTAAATACTAAGTCGATTCGGCTGTTTCAATCCTATTACGGTCTACTCACTCAAGTTCACCCTGATTCAACAAAGAGTTCGCTGGTTCGGCAAATTGCAGATGTACAGCAGCAAATCGCTGAACTGAACTTTTCCCATTTCCAGCAAATCAAATCACTTTGTCGTTCAGACCAACAGGCAGATTTCGCGAAATTAGTCACTGACCTAGCTCGTTTATTTGGCCAACGTCAGCGACCACCCCACTCTCATGGCGAGGGGCCACCGGATGATCGTCCAGGTGGGCCACCCGAAAACTTCCCCCCTCCTCCTAGAAATTAA
- a CDS encoding TIGR01459 family HAD-type hydrolase, with protein sequence MQLTDFKTVAENYKVIFFDAFGVLKNSEGLLPGIEHTFDWLRESGKDFYVLTNDASRGPHELAESYYRKGFYAITPERIISSGMLAREYLDLKVHNGTVAYLGTEKSAHYLETTGLKTLPISEVDLKDVADINALVLLDDEGFDWNTDLTKTVNLLRKRNIPVIVANTDNTYPVSKTRVAIAIGAIAKMIENIVGKQFIRFGKPDAQLFMFAYERLENAAHISKRDILMVGDTLRTDILGGNKFGLDTALVLTGNTQQQDAEVLIRSTGIIPTYVCKSVVIRN encoded by the coding sequence ATGCAACTTACCGATTTCAAGACTGTAGCCGAAAACTATAAAGTAATTTTCTTCGATGCATTTGGGGTTTTAAAAAATTCAGAAGGTCTTTTACCGGGTATTGAACATACTTTCGACTGGCTTCGGGAGAGCGGTAAAGATTTTTATGTGTTAACCAACGATGCCTCGCGTGGGCCACACGAACTCGCCGAATCGTATTACCGAAAAGGCTTCTATGCCATTACACCTGAACGCATTATATCGTCGGGAATGCTGGCTCGAGAGTACCTGGATTTAAAGGTTCACAATGGAACTGTAGCCTATCTGGGTACTGAAAAGTCGGCCCATTATCTCGAAACCACTGGTCTAAAAACCCTTCCTATCAGCGAGGTTGATCTTAAGGATGTGGCTGATATTAATGCATTGGTACTTCTGGACGATGAGGGTTTTGACTGGAATACCGACCTAACCAAGACCGTGAATTTGCTTAGAAAACGTAATATCCCGGTAATTGTCGCCAATACGGATAATACCTATCCTGTTTCAAAAACCCGTGTTGCCATTGCGATTGGCGCCATAGCCAAAATGATCGAGAACATTGTTGGCAAACAGTTTATCCGATTCGGTAAGCCTGATGCCCAATTGTTCATGTTTGCCTATGAGCGACTCGAGAATGCGGCTCATATTAGTAAGCGAGATATTTTGATGGTGGGCGACACCTTACGAACTGATATTCTGGGCGGTAACAAATTTGGCTTAGATACGGCCCTTGTACTAACCGGAAATACCCAACAACAAGACGCTGAAGTGCTAATTCGAAGCACAGGTATTATTCCAACTTACGTCTGTAAGTCAGTTGTGATTCGTAATTAG
- a CDS encoding acyl carrier protein — MSDIAQKVKNIIVEKLGVEESEVTPEASFTNDLGADSLDTVELIMEFEKEFNLPIPDDEAEKISTVGLAIEYLEKHIGK, encoded by the coding sequence ATGTCGGACATTGCACAAAAAGTTAAGAATATCATTGTTGAGAAACTGGGTGTTGAAGAGTCAGAAGTAACGCCAGAAGCAAGCTTCACCAACGATCTGGGTGCCGATTCGCTCGATACAGTTGAGCTGATCATGGAATTTGAAAAAGAATTCAACTTGCCTATCCCCGACGACGAGGCTGAAAAAATCTCTACCGTTGGTTTGGCCATCGAATATCTGGAAAAACACATCGGCAAGTAA
- the fabF gene encoding beta-ketoacyl-ACP synthase II gives MTFKRVVVTGLGALTPIGNDVPTYWNNLAAGVSGAGPITKFDASKFRTRFACEVKGLDVTQFIPRQEARKMDAFTHYALIATEEAVRDANMNLDTLDKNKVGVIWGSGIGGLKSFEDEMIDYAKGDGTPRINPFFIVRMIADSASGQISMRYGFRGTNYVTVSACASTNNAIIDALNYIRLGRLNMCVVGGSEAAVTRAGIGGFNANRALSERNDSPETASRPYDKDRDGFVLGEGAGAIILEEYEHALARGAKIYAELIGGGMSSDAYHITAPHPDGLGAFLAMQDALNDAGIAPTDIDYINTHGTSTPIGDPQELKAIHQLFGEHSFKLNISSTKSMTGHLLGAAGAVEAIACLKAMEHQIVPPTINHFTDDEEIDPRFNLTFNTAQERSITTVMSNAFGFGGHNAIIIFRKLS, from the coding sequence ATGACATTCAAACGAGTAGTAGTGACCGGCCTCGGTGCGTTGACACCCATTGGCAATGATGTACCCACTTATTGGAACAACTTAGCCGCCGGTGTAAGCGGGGCCGGTCCCATTACGAAGTTTGACGCCAGCAAATTTCGGACGCGGTTCGCCTGCGAAGTGAAAGGGCTTGACGTCACTCAGTTTATTCCTCGGCAGGAAGCTCGTAAAATGGATGCGTTTACCCATTACGCGCTCATCGCTACCGAAGAAGCCGTTCGTGATGCGAACATGAATCTCGATACCTTAGACAAAAACAAAGTTGGTGTCATTTGGGGATCGGGTATTGGTGGACTCAAATCGTTTGAGGACGAAATGATCGACTATGCTAAAGGTGATGGTACTCCTCGTATCAACCCCTTCTTCATCGTTCGCATGATTGCTGATAGTGCATCGGGCCAGATTTCGATGCGCTACGGTTTCCGGGGCACAAACTACGTAACAGTTTCTGCCTGTGCCTCTACGAACAACGCGATCATTGATGCGCTTAATTACATCCGTTTAGGGCGTCTGAACATGTGCGTTGTGGGTGGTTCAGAAGCGGCTGTTACACGGGCAGGCATTGGTGGTTTCAACGCCAATCGGGCTTTATCAGAACGTAATGACTCACCCGAAACAGCCTCCCGGCCTTACGATAAAGATCGTGATGGTTTTGTACTGGGAGAAGGGGCCGGTGCCATTATCCTCGAAGAGTATGAACACGCTCTGGCACGGGGAGCTAAAATCTATGCAGAATTAATTGGAGGTGGAATGTCTTCTGATGCTTATCACATCACAGCTCCACACCCGGACGGATTAGGCGCATTTTTAGCTATGCAGGATGCTCTTAACGACGCCGGTATCGCACCCACCGACATTGACTACATTAATACCCACGGCACCTCAACACCAATTGGTGACCCACAGGAACTGAAAGCGATCCATCAATTATTTGGAGAGCATTCATTCAAGCTAAATATCAGCTCGACTAAGTCGATGACTGGCCATTTGCTGGGTGCAGCGGGTGCCGTAGAAGCGATTGCCTGTCTAAAAGCGATGGAACACCAAATCGTTCCTCCGACAATCAATCACTTCACTGACGATGAAGAAATCGACCCACGCTTTAATTTAACATTCAATACGGCTCAGGAGCGATCCATAACAACCGTAATGAGTAATGCGTTTGGGTTCGGAGGTCATAATGCCATCATTATTTTCCGTAAACTTAGCTGA
- the rnc gene encoding ribonuclease III: protein MQLALPRSLFNPLEWFRSGNSDPRKNLRRSIGHIIGARPSNLGLYQLALRHTSASKATAIEGFRESNERLEYLGDAVLGMVIAEFLFKKYPYKDEGFLTEIRSRIVNRETLNGISRKIGLDQLIEYDGSRTRSLPARTSMYGDALEALVGAVYLDKGFQFSRQFILKDLLSHYDIESVVQNNGNYKSRLIEWAQREGKEIRFEIVSEKGNSHFREFIAQVLVDDEAFATGSGYSKKKAEQAAAEKAFEQLAIK from the coding sequence GTGCAACTCGCTCTGCCTCGTAGTTTATTTAACCCTTTAGAGTGGTTTCGGTCTGGCAACAGCGATCCGCGCAAGAATCTGCGTCGTTCAATTGGCCATATTATTGGCGCCCGCCCATCAAACCTGGGGTTGTATCAATTGGCGCTGCGTCACACGTCAGCGTCAAAGGCGACGGCTATTGAGGGATTTAGGGAATCAAACGAACGACTGGAATATTTAGGCGACGCCGTACTGGGTATGGTTATTGCCGAGTTTCTCTTCAAGAAATACCCCTACAAAGACGAAGGTTTCTTGACCGAAATTCGCTCCCGGATTGTTAACCGGGAAACACTGAACGGGATTTCCCGAAAAATTGGCCTCGATCAACTGATTGAATACGACGGAAGTCGAACTCGCAGTCTGCCAGCTCGCACATCGATGTATGGCGATGCGCTCGAAGCATTAGTCGGGGCGGTTTACTTAGATAAAGGATTCCAGTTCTCCCGTCAATTTATTTTAAAAGACCTTCTCTCTCACTACGATATCGAATCGGTAGTGCAGAACAACGGTAACTACAAAAGCCGCCTGATCGAATGGGCGCAACGAGAAGGCAAAGAGATTCGTTTTGAAATTGTCTCCGAAAAAGGCAACAGCCACTTTCGCGAGTTTATCGCCCAGGTTCTTGTTGACGATGAAGCGTTTGCTACGGGTAGCGGCTACAGCAAGAAAAAAGCGGAACAAGCTGCCGCCGAAAAGGCATTTGAGCAATTAGCAATCAAGTAG
- a CDS encoding Do family serine endopeptidase: protein MKSNWKLLALIALLSSGITLAAYSLLGFNNRDVIFNESSPAPTILGRLASMPGGPSSVPGDFSTAAEAVTPTVVHIRTTMTRTVRQQQMPDIFREFFGDEFGGQRQQPRRQQGQASGSGVIISKDGYIVTNNHVVQDADEVEVIMTDKRSFKAKVIGTDPLTDLAVIKVEANNLPSITLGDSDALKLGEWVLAVGYPLDLESTVTAGIVSAKGRRIGILDQDYAQRQGQQGARTDKQGDTPVEAFIQTDAAINPGNSGGALVNLRGELVGINSAIASATGYYSGYGFAVPVSLVKKVSADLLKYGNVQRGYIGILPIELNSTIAKEKGAKVGRGIYVENVVEKGAAEAAGLKKGDVIVKMEGQALDSDAQMREIIGRRRPGDAVTVTINRDGTERDVKVELRNRNGGRDIIKKTEVTAANTSLSTLGAQFEDLSAQDAKQLGVSGGVRVKKIVDGKLAETDVEEGFIIVKANGKNVKSTKDLQAIMASVKEGEGLMLIGMYPNSSRMYYYAVPV, encoded by the coding sequence ATGAAAAGCAACTGGAAATTATTAGCGTTGATAGCACTTCTATCGAGTGGAATAACGCTGGCCGCTTACAGCCTGTTGGGATTCAACAACCGGGATGTAATTTTTAACGAATCGTCGCCAGCCCCAACTATTTTGGGTCGTTTGGCCTCAATGCCAGGTGGACCATCATCTGTGCCAGGTGATTTCTCGACCGCAGCCGAAGCCGTAACCCCAACGGTTGTACATATTCGGACGACAATGACTCGTACTGTTCGTCAGCAACAAATGCCCGACATTTTTCGGGAGTTCTTCGGCGATGAGTTTGGTGGACAACGGCAACAACCCCGTCGTCAACAGGGACAGGCTTCTGGTTCAGGCGTAATCATCAGCAAAGACGGCTACATCGTTACGAACAACCACGTAGTGCAGGATGCCGACGAAGTTGAAGTAATTATGACGGACAAGCGTAGCTTCAAAGCGAAAGTAATTGGCACTGATCCATTAACAGATCTGGCCGTTATTAAAGTAGAAGCAAACAACCTGCCTTCTATCACACTTGGTGACTCTGATGCGCTGAAATTAGGCGAATGGGTGCTAGCCGTTGGTTATCCGCTTGATCTGGAGTCGACTGTTACAGCTGGTATAGTAAGTGCTAAAGGTCGTCGGATTGGTATTCTGGATCAGGACTACGCTCAGCGTCAAGGTCAGCAAGGGGCTCGTACAGATAAACAAGGTGATACTCCTGTAGAAGCTTTCATTCAAACAGATGCAGCTATCAACCCAGGCAATTCGGGTGGAGCCTTAGTTAACCTACGTGGTGAATTAGTTGGAATCAACTCTGCGATTGCTTCAGCAACTGGTTATTACAGCGGTTATGGCTTTGCAGTTCCTGTATCTCTCGTGAAGAAAGTATCTGCTGATCTGCTTAAATATGGCAATGTACAACGCGGTTACATTGGTATTCTGCCTATTGAACTAAATAGCACTATAGCGAAAGAAAAGGGCGCCAAAGTAGGTCGGGGTATCTATGTTGAAAACGTTGTTGAAAAAGGCGCTGCTGAAGCTGCTGGTCTGAAAAAAGGCGATGTTATTGTGAAGATGGAAGGCCAGGCACTGGATTCAGATGCTCAGATGCGTGAAATCATCGGCCGTCGTCGTCCTGGAGATGCTGTTACGGTTACAATTAACCGCGATGGCACCGAACGCGATGTTAAAGTCGAGCTTCGTAACCGGAATGGTGGTCGTGATATCATCAAGAAAACGGAAGTTACAGCAGCGAACACCTCACTAAGTACACTTGGTGCTCAATTCGAAGACCTCTCTGCTCAGGATGCTAAACAATTAGGCGTAAGCGGTGGTGTCCGGGTCAAGAAGATCGTTGATGGCAAACTGGCTGAAACTGATGTTGAAGAAGGCTTTATTATCGTGAAAGCTAACGGCAAAAACGTTAAAAGCACAAAAGACCTTCAGGCAATTATGGCGTCGGTGAAAGAAGGTGAAGGCTTGATGCTGATCGGCATGTACCCTAACAGCTCACGGATGTACTACTACGCTGTGCCAGTCTAA
- the gmd gene encoding GDP-mannose 4,6-dehydratase: MKKALITGITGQDGAYLTELLLEKGYEVHGIKRRSSLFNTQRIDHLYEDPHEKNVNLKLHYGDLSDSANIIRIIQEVQPDEIYNLGAMSHVRVSFDEPEYTAQVDGIGTLRILEAVRLLGLTEKTRIYQASTSELYGGVQGHAQSETTPFYPRSPYAVAKLYGYWITVNYREAYNMYACNGILFNHESPLRGETFVTRKITRAVSRIGLGLQDKVYLGNMDSLRDWGHAKDYVEAMYLILQQDKPEDYVIATGVTTSVRDFVRMSFAEIGVELAFSGEGVSEVGTVVSSTNPEFPVEVGKEVVCIDPRYFRPTEVDLLLGDPTKAMTKLNWKPKYDLPALVKDMMTADIDLFRRDQLLANSGHQILNYYE, translated from the coding sequence ATGAAAAAAGCACTAATTACTGGTATTACTGGACAAGACGGGGCCTATTTGACTGAATTACTGTTAGAGAAAGGATATGAAGTACATGGTATTAAACGCCGAAGCTCTCTATTTAATACCCAACGTATTGACCATTTATACGAAGATCCGCATGAAAAGAATGTGAATCTTAAGCTACATTATGGCGATTTGTCAGATTCTGCCAATATTATCCGCATCATTCAGGAAGTTCAGCCCGACGAAATTTATAACCTAGGGGCTATGTCACATGTTCGGGTAAGTTTTGATGAACCCGAATACACGGCTCAAGTTGATGGTATTGGTACCTTGCGTATCCTAGAAGCAGTTCGCTTATTAGGCCTTACAGAAAAAACCCGTATTTATCAGGCGTCTACATCTGAACTATACGGTGGTGTTCAAGGACACGCTCAGTCTGAAACGACTCCATTTTACCCGCGTTCGCCTTATGCGGTAGCTAAATTGTATGGCTACTGGATTACGGTTAACTACCGTGAGGCTTACAATATGTACGCTTGCAACGGAATTCTGTTTAATCACGAATCGCCACTACGTGGTGAAACATTTGTGACACGCAAAATTACCCGTGCTGTATCGCGTATTGGTTTGGGCTTGCAGGACAAAGTTTACCTGGGCAACATGGACTCCCTACGCGACTGGGGTCATGCAAAGGATTACGTTGAAGCAATGTACCTGATTCTACAACAGGACAAGCCTGAAGATTATGTGATCGCTACGGGTGTAACAACCAGCGTACGTGATTTTGTACGGATGTCGTTTGCCGAAATTGGCGTTGAATTGGCGTTCTCTGGCGAAGGTGTTTCTGAAGTTGGAACGGTAGTAAGTTCGACCAACCCTGAATTCCCTGTTGAAGTGGGCAAAGAAGTGGTTTGTATAGACCCACGTTATTTCCGTCCAACCGAGGTTGACTTGCTCTTGGGTGATCCAACTAAAGCGATGACTAAGTTGAACTGGAAACCTAAATATGATCTGCCAGCTCTTGTAAAAGACATGATGACAGCTGATATCGACCTATTCCGTCGTGATCAACTTTTAGCTAATAGCGGGCATCAGATCCTGAATTATTACGAATAG
- a CDS encoding SPOR domain-containing protein encodes MAILAFYLSMSMHYKVGGVFILAVFILSGCAGSRPVSSSRMTTDYNSYNEDLASVRPVYGSTSTTSPVASRPTAPATPTTTPRKTDTRKPNAPIEALHINRRLDLVLDTIATQNRTIRYAPGYRIQVYVGNQRQEVDGAKLLISQNFPELSPYLTYNQPTYKLKVGDFMRRLDAERYYNSIRRLIASAQLQPDKVDIRRSLLIK; translated from the coding sequence ATGGCTATTTTAGCGTTTTATTTGTCGATGAGTATGCATTACAAAGTAGGGGGAGTATTTATACTGGCGGTATTCATTCTAAGTGGTTGCGCAGGAAGTCGTCCTGTCAGCTCAAGCCGAATGACTACCGACTATAATAGCTATAACGAAGATTTAGCTTCGGTACGTCCTGTATATGGGTCAACGTCAACCACTTCGCCCGTTGCAAGCCGCCCAACAGCCCCAGCAACTCCGACGACCACACCCCGAAAAACGGATACACGTAAACCGAACGCCCCCATTGAAGCGCTGCATATTAATCGACGGCTCGATTTGGTCCTTGATACAATTGCTACGCAAAATCGAACCATACGTTATGCGCCCGGCTATCGTATTCAGGTGTATGTTGGAAATCAACGTCAGGAGGTCGATGGCGCGAAGCTATTGATTTCGCAGAATTTCCCGGAACTAAGCCCTTATCTGACATACAATCAACCGACTTATAAACTCAAGGTAGGTGACTTTATGCGTCGTTTAGATGCCGAACGCTACTATAATTCCATTCGTAGATTAATTGCCTCGGCGCAGTTACAGCCGGATAAAGTAGATATCCGCCGTAGCCTATTAATAAAGTAA
- the murB gene encoding UDP-N-acetylmuramate dehydrogenase has protein sequence MLNIQSRVSLKPYNTFRIDANARYWVEISNEEDLRTLLQLSEFIDTPKLILGGGSNVLLRQNFDGLVVKINIQGIDIIREDDNHVYLTAGAGVNWHELVLFCVKRGYAGMENLSLIPGTVGASPMQNIGAYGVELEQVFESLTAIHILTGEKRTFTHVDCAFGYRESVFKRELKGQYIITSVTFQLDKQPTFHTRYGAIQETLTAMGVSEDKLTIKAVSDAVIQIRRSKLPDPAQIGNAGSFFKNPEIPKAQFDTLKTDYPTLPGYPAGDEQVKVPAGWLIEQAGWKGYRSGDAGVHAKQALVLVNYGTATGDEIISLAKQVQQSVQEKFGVSISPEVNIV, from the coding sequence ATGCTGAATATACAAAGCCGCGTATCGCTCAAGCCCTATAATACATTCCGGATTGATGCCAATGCGCGGTATTGGGTCGAGATTAGTAACGAAGAGGATCTTCGGACTTTGCTTCAACTCTCGGAATTTATCGATACCCCAAAACTGATTCTTGGTGGTGGAAGTAACGTGCTCCTCCGTCAGAATTTCGATGGGTTGGTGGTTAAAATTAATATTCAGGGAATTGACATTATCCGGGAAGATGACAACCACGTTTACTTGACGGCTGGTGCAGGGGTCAACTGGCACGAGTTAGTTCTTTTTTGTGTAAAAAGAGGCTATGCTGGTATGGAAAATCTTTCCTTGATTCCAGGTACGGTTGGTGCGTCTCCAATGCAGAATATTGGCGCTTATGGTGTCGAGTTGGAGCAAGTATTCGAGTCGCTCACGGCTATTCATATATTAACTGGCGAAAAACGAACATTTACTCACGTCGATTGCGCTTTCGGTTATCGGGAGAGCGTTTTTAAGCGAGAGTTGAAAGGTCAGTACATTATCACAAGTGTTACGTTTCAGCTAGATAAGCAGCCTACTTTTCATACTCGTTACGGAGCTATTCAGGAAACACTGACCGCTATGGGTGTATCGGAAGATAAGCTGACGATTAAGGCGGTTAGCGATGCTGTTATTCAGATTCGTCGTAGTAAACTACCTGATCCTGCCCAAATTGGCAATGCGGGAAGTTTTTTCAAGAATCCTGAGATTCCTAAAGCTCAATTCGATACCCTAAAAACCGACTATCCAACCCTCCCCGGCTATCCCGCTGGAGATGAACAGGTAAAGGTTCCGGCGGGTTGGTTGATTGAACAGGCTGGCTGGAAAGGCTATCGCTCCGGCGATGCAGGCGTTCACGCCAAACAGGCATTGGTATTGGTCAACTATGGTACTGCTACAGGCGACGAAATAATATCCCTGGCCAAACAAGTTCAGCAATCGGTGCAGGAGAAATTCGGAGTTAGTATCTCTCCAGAAGTCAATATTGTTTAA
- a CDS encoding ROK family protein — protein sequence MASVEYLGIDVGGTNVKMGIVDANTGKISNFYSHDTISWRESGHFVDRFGDAVALQLLNNKDVKMVGIGLPGMLNRERTVPLEITAIPEINGVPMVEILSKRFPGTQFFLANDANAAALGEYYFAEEKITENYIFITLGTGVGGAAIINKKIFTGGDGNAMEPGHIPSRNGRVLERNIGKKELLDLANLRRSEFKGDTHLPNDGSISTTGLVAAAAENDELALQIWTEVGEILGEGLAALIKILDIKQVLIGGGLSASFDYIIPAVNKTLDYWLNDYYKNGLSIKKATLGNDAGLLGAASLCFE from the coding sequence ATGGCTTCCGTTGAGTATTTGGGTATTGACGTCGGCGGCACGAACGTCAAAATGGGTATTGTCGATGCGAATACCGGTAAAATTTCCAATTTCTATAGCCACGACACCATTAGCTGGCGTGAATCGGGCCATTTTGTCGATCGCTTTGGTGATGCGGTTGCGCTCCAACTGCTAAATAATAAAGATGTAAAGATGGTTGGAATTGGTTTGCCCGGTATGTTAAACCGTGAACGAACAGTTCCTCTTGAAATTACCGCCATTCCAGAAATCAATGGCGTTCCGATGGTAGAAATCCTAAGCAAGCGATTTCCTGGTACCCAATTTTTTCTGGCTAATGATGCCAATGCAGCCGCGTTGGGCGAATATTATTTTGCCGAAGAGAAAATCACGGAAAATTACATTTTTATTACCCTGGGCACTGGTGTAGGTGGTGCGGCTATCATCAACAAGAAAATTTTCACCGGTGGCGATGGCAACGCCATGGAGCCAGGCCATATCCCTTCCCGTAACGGTCGGGTACTGGAGCGAAATATTGGCAAGAAAGAATTGCTGGATTTAGCTAATCTGCGCCGAAGCGAATTTAAAGGCGACACGCATTTGCCTAATGATGGCAGTATCTCAACAACCGGTTTGGTTGCTGCTGCCGCTGAAAATGACGAGCTAGCGTTACAAATCTGGACCGAAGTTGGTGAAATACTGGGTGAAGGCTTAGCGGCACTGATTAAAATATTGGATATCAAGCAGGTGTTGATTGGCGGTGGGCTATCTGCCTCGTTCGATTATATTATACCTGCCGTTAATAAAACGCTTGACTACTGGCTCAACGATTATTACAAAAATGGCTTGAGCATTAAAAAAGCGACCTTAGGAAACGACGCGGGCTTGCTTGGCGCGGCTTCGCTCTGCTTTGAGTAA
- a CDS encoding SDR family oxidoreductase, with protein MNPLIIVTGGTKGIGRAIADRFVAEGFDAVICARSVDGIQGENLLPVAADLSTRDGVNVLLDYTQSLNRPVEVLVNNTGVFQPGQIHNEAEGTFELLMNTNVASAYHLSRGLVGGMISRRQGHIFMMCSTASITPYTNGGSYCISKFALLGMSRVLREELKPHGVKVTAILPGATLTASWEGSDLPEERFMKPEDVANSAWAAYSLSKSAVVEEILIRPQLGDI; from the coding sequence ATGAATCCACTAATCATTGTAACAGGTGGCACCAAAGGTATCGGCCGCGCCATTGCCGACCGATTTGTTGCCGAAGGATTTGATGCTGTTATCTGCGCTCGTTCGGTTGACGGTATACAAGGAGAAAATCTGTTGCCTGTTGCGGCAGATTTGTCAACAAGAGATGGCGTAAATGTCTTACTTGACTACACCCAGTCACTCAATCGGCCTGTAGAAGTGCTGGTCAATAATACGGGTGTGTTTCAGCCGGGTCAAATTCACAACGAGGCCGAGGGTACATTTGAGTTACTGATGAATACGAACGTTGCCAGCGCTTACCATCTCTCGCGTGGGTTAGTTGGCGGAATGATTTCTCGTCGGCAGGGACATATTTTTATGATGTGTTCCACCGCCAGTATTACACCCTATACGAATGGTGGTTCCTATTGTATTTCAAAATTTGCCCTGTTGGGAATGAGTCGGGTCTTGCGGGAAGAGCTGAAACCACATGGCGTGAAAGTAACGGCTATTTTACCGGGCGCAACCCTGACAGCGAGTTGGGAGGGTAGTGATTTGCCCGAAGAGCGTTTTATGAAGCCTGAAGATGTAGCTAACAGCGCCTGGGCGGCTTATTCGCTCTCAAAAAGTGCCGTTGTCGAAGAAATTCTTATCCGTCCTCAACTGGGTGATATTTAG